The Methanohalophilus portucalensis genome window below encodes:
- the gltA gene encoding NADPH-dependent glutamate synthase has product MSLKQEMPEQKPQERIGNFGEVALGYTQQQAVIEAGRCLECNDPQCVAGCPVNIDIPGFVSRIKNKDFDKAIGLLKESNALPAICGRVCPQEEQCEKLCVLGKKGEPLAIGRLERFCADYERDAGVKSPEKAKSSGKNVAVIGAGPAGLTAAAELAKAGHGVTIYEALHEPGGVLTYGIPEFRLPKDIVKQEVDYIRNLGVDIKVDYVIGRIKTLDELRDEFDAVFVGTGAGLPRFMRIEGENLNGVYSANEFLTRVNLMKAYRFPDYDTPIKCGNKVVVVGAGNVAMDAARSALRLGAEEVTVVYRRSEAEMSARIEEVEHAKEEGVIFNLLTNPVRILEGENKTVNGVACVKMELGEPDESGRKRPMPIEGSEHVIDADIVIVAIGTSPNPVIFVGSEELETTSKGTIVVDEDAMSSMAGLCAGGDVVTGAATVISAMGAGKQAASTISLYLGNQS; this is encoded by the coding sequence GTGTCACTGAAACAGGAAATGCCTGAGCAAAAACCACAGGAAAGAATTGGAAACTTCGGTGAAGTGGCGTTGGGTTATACGCAACAACAGGCTGTAATTGAGGCAGGACGCTGTCTTGAGTGCAATGATCCCCAATGTGTGGCAGGATGTCCTGTTAATATTGATATACCAGGTTTTGTTTCAAGGATCAAGAACAAAGACTTTGATAAGGCTATAGGTCTACTCAAGGAATCCAATGCCCTGCCGGCAATCTGTGGACGTGTTTGTCCTCAGGAAGAGCAGTGTGAGAAACTCTGTGTACTTGGGAAAAAGGGTGAACCGCTTGCTATCGGAAGGCTTGAGCGTTTCTGTGCGGATTATGAAAGGGATGCAGGAGTAAAATCCCCGGAAAAAGCAAAATCCAGCGGGAAAAACGTGGCTGTCATTGGTGCAGGTCCTGCTGGACTTACTGCAGCAGCAGAACTTGCAAAAGCAGGGCATGGTGTAACTATTTATGAAGCCCTCCATGAACCTGGGGGTGTCCTGACCTACGGTATACCCGAATTCAGGCTACCCAAGGACATTGTCAAGCAAGAAGTAGATTATATCCGTAACCTTGGTGTTGACATAAAAGTAGATTATGTTATAGGAAGGATAAAAACTCTTGATGAACTCCGCGATGAATTCGATGCGGTCTTTGTGGGTACAGGTGCCGGTCTTCCCAGATTTATGCGTATTGAAGGGGAGAACCTCAATGGTGTTTATTCTGCAAATGAGTTCCTTACAAGGGTCAATCTGATGAAAGCCTATCGTTTTCCGGATTATGACACACCCATCAAATGCGGAAATAAGGTTGTTGTAGTAGGGGCCGGCAACGTTGCGATGGATGCTGCCCGCAGTGCTCTCCGGCTGGGTGCAGAAGAAGTAACAGTTGTGTACCGGCGTAGTGAGGCGGAGATGTCTGCCCGTATTGAAGAGGTTGAACATGCAAAGGAAGAAGGTGTGATTTTCAACCTGCTTACCAATCCGGTCCGTATCCTTGAAGGTGAAAATAAGACTGTGAATGGTGTGGCATGCGTAAAAATGGAACTCGGTGAACCCGATGAATCAGGCAGGAAGCGACCTATGCCAATTGAGGGTTCAGAGCATGTGATCGATGCTGATATAGTAATAGTTGCGATCGGAACGTCTCCAAATCCGGTTATCTTTGTAGGTTCTGAAGAACTTGAAACCACATCTAAGGGCACAATAGTTGTCGATGAGGATGCGATGTCATCCATGGCAGGATTATGCGCAGGTGGCGATGTGGTTACCGGTGCTGCAACCGTAATCAGTGCAATGGGTGCAGGGAAACAGGCAGCTTCAACCATTAGCCTTTATCTTGGTAACCAATCCTGA
- a CDS encoding sulfide/dihydroorotate dehydrogenase-like FAD/NAD-binding protein, with protein MSYNILETRNLVPDVNLMKVEAPDIAKVAKAGQFVILRIDESGERIPLTIADFDVDEGSITVIYQVMGKTTKQLTILKKGDTLQDFVGPLGTPSDIRKLGTVVMVGGGVGVAPVYPQARAYREAGNHVISIIGARNEEMLILEDEMAEVSDELYVATDDGSKGHHGFVTDIVKDILDSDQQADRIVIIGPPIMMKVGAGVTAPYGVETLVSLNPIMIDGTGMCGGCRVSVGGETKFACVDGPEFDASGVDFDLMMSRLSLYRPQEKEALESYNKKCGGDCKCH; from the coding sequence ATGTCTTATAATATACTTGAAACACGTAATCTTGTTCCTGATGTGAACCTCATGAAGGTCGAAGCTCCGGATATAGCAAAAGTAGCGAAAGCGGGGCAATTTGTAATATTACGTATTGATGAAAGCGGAGAACGCATCCCTCTAACAATAGCTGACTTTGATGTTGATGAGGGTTCTATAACGGTAATCTATCAGGTAATGGGCAAGACTACCAAACAATTAACAATCCTCAAAAAAGGTGACACACTGCAGGATTTTGTCGGTCCTCTGGGTACCCCCTCGGATATCCGCAAACTCGGCACAGTAGTAATGGTGGGGGGTGGTGTCGGTGTGGCTCCTGTCTACCCGCAGGCACGTGCCTACCGTGAAGCAGGCAACCATGTAATATCTATAATCGGTGCCCGCAATGAAGAAATGCTCATTCTTGAAGATGAAATGGCAGAGGTGAGTGATGAACTCTATGTGGCTACTGACGATGGGAGCAAAGGCCATCACGGTTTTGTAACCGATATTGTCAAAGATATTCTTGACAGTGACCAGCAGGCTGACCGTATTGTCATAATCGGACCACCTATAATGATGAAAGTAGGGGCCGGTGTAACTGCTCCCTATGGCGTGGAAACCCTTGTTAGCCTCAATCCAATTATGATTGATGGTACCGGGATGTGTGGTGGTTGCCGTGTATCTGTTGGCGGGGAAACCAAGTTTGCATGTGTTGATGGACCGGAGTTTGATGCCTCCGGTGTGGATTTTGACCTTATGATGAGCAGGCTTTCACTTTACAGGCCGCAGGAAAAGGAAGCTCTTGAAAGTTACAACAAAAAATGCGGAGGGGATTGCAAGTGTCACTGA
- a CDS encoding AI-2E family transporter, which yields MELKDIDGVSVIIENRWKILAFIVFFIVFLALVKILLPLADGIVLGLVFAYICRPIYDKINRKNHYGAFIATMFIVTPLIIIIGTGFIEIFRQLIWVIENQSQVLEIIFDFIRAIVPGTYFERINQLVWESSLSILSFAGSLGFVSYAKSLGMFMINLVVAIFVCYFLLLEGEKLYASAVCIAPTGTQLNTGRYLRELDRILSGIFIGNAYAALSVSTISVIVFYAFGLSHIPALATLIFIASVIPLFAGYMVLLALSVIRYIEMGAEAAILFFIVSSIVIYVPPELFLRPYFVSMKSQIHPVVLVVVFLGGGFVGGIAGFFAAPVLLGALVAAYRVYIDNSNSQDTEDSGNDLDEACLKNDSI from the coding sequence ATGGAGTTAAAAGATATAGACGGTGTATCTGTAATTATCGAAAACAGGTGGAAAATACTTGCTTTTATTGTTTTTTTCATTGTATTCCTGGCTCTTGTGAAAATTCTTCTACCTCTTGCAGACGGTATCGTGTTGGGTCTGGTTTTTGCCTATATCTGCAGGCCTATATATGACAAGATAAACAGGAAAAACCATTATGGGGCATTCATTGCGACGATGTTTATCGTAACGCCTCTAATTATCATAATAGGCACAGGTTTTATTGAGATATTCAGACAGCTTATCTGGGTTATCGAAAACCAGTCACAGGTCCTTGAGATCATATTTGATTTTATAAGGGCAATAGTGCCGGGTACATATTTTGAACGTATCAATCAGCTTGTTTGGGAATCATCGCTTTCGATTCTTTCTTTTGCAGGTAGCCTGGGTTTTGTTTCGTATGCCAAAAGCCTGGGTATGTTTATGATCAATCTGGTTGTGGCAATCTTTGTTTGCTATTTCCTGCTGCTTGAAGGTGAAAAACTGTATGCTTCCGCTGTATGTATCGCTCCAACGGGGACCCAGTTAAATACGGGCCGTTACCTTCGGGAGCTGGACCGGATACTGAGTGGAATATTTATAGGTAATGCCTACGCTGCTCTTAGTGTAAGTACGATTTCAGTAATTGTGTTTTATGCCTTTGGTTTATCTCATATACCGGCACTTGCGACCCTGATATTTATTGCTTCTGTGATACCCCTTTTTGCCGGTTATATGGTACTTCTGGCACTGTCTGTTATCAGGTACATAGAAATGGGTGCAGAGGCTGCAATTCTCTTTTTCATTGTGTCATCTATAGTAATCTACGTCCCTCCTGAGCTTTTCCTGCGTCCATATTTTGTGAGCATGAAATCCCAGATACATCCGGTAGTACTTGTCGTTGTATTTCTGGGTGGAGGTTTTGTAGGAGGAATAGCGGGATTCTTTGCCGCACCGGTACTCCTGGGGGCTTTGGTGGCGGCTTACCGGGTATATATTGACAATTCGAACAGCCAGGATACCGAAGATTCAGGCAATGATTTGGATGAAGCATGCCTTAAGAATGATTCCATTTGA
- the hisG gene encoding ATP phosphoribosyltransferase, which yields MIRIAIPNKGRLHDPTVKLFKEAGLPVLEGSSRKLFAKTTDPEMIFLFARAADIPEYVQDGAADVGITGLDLIDETDAEVEVMLDLHFGRAKLVLAVPEDSGIKAPEELKNMRVATEFPNITEKYFKNIDIPVEVIKVSGACEMTPHVGIADAIVDISSSGTTLVTNHLRKIAEVFSSSVYLISNAESSQREEKIQHIKTALESVLHAKQKRYLMMNAPSGKLENIKDILPGLAGPTVMKVESKNSTHAVHAVIDADQVFAIVSELKKAGASDILVVPIERMIP from the coding sequence ATGATACGCATTGCAATACCAAATAAAGGCAGACTCCACGATCCGACCGTGAAACTCTTCAAAGAAGCAGGTCTCCCGGTACTTGAGGGATCAAGCCGGAAACTTTTTGCAAAAACAACAGACCCGGAAATGATATTTTTATTCGCAAGAGCGGCGGATATCCCCGAATATGTGCAGGACGGAGCTGCAGACGTAGGAATTACCGGGCTTGATCTTATAGATGAAACTGATGCAGAAGTTGAAGTTATGCTGGACCTGCATTTCGGGAGGGCAAAGTTGGTACTTGCAGTCCCTGAAGACTCAGGGATAAAAGCCCCTGAAGAGCTGAAAAACATGCGGGTTGCTACTGAATTCCCAAATATTACAGAGAAATATTTTAAAAATATTGACATACCAGTTGAAGTGATCAAAGTAAGTGGTGCCTGCGAGATGACACCCCATGTGGGAATTGCGGATGCAATTGTTGATATATCCAGTTCCGGCACAACTCTTGTGACAAATCATCTCAGGAAAATTGCAGAGGTGTTCAGCTCATCTGTTTACCTGATTTCAAATGCCGAAAGTTCCCAAAGGGAAGAAAAGATCCAGCACATAAAAACAGCCCTTGAAAGCGTACTCCATGCAAAACAAAAACGCTATCTTATGATGAATGCCCCATCAGGAAAACTGGAAAATATCAAAGACATACTACCCGGTCTTGCGGGACCGACTGTTATGAAAGTAGAATCAAAGAATTCCACCCATGCAGTACATGCTGTTATTGATGCAGACCAGGTCTTTGCAATAGTCAGTGAACTGAAAAAAGCAGGTGCATCAGACATACTTGTTGTACCCATCGAAAGAATGATACCCTGA
- a CDS encoding sarcinarray family MAST domain-containing protein, with product MSDRILLWNRITDHYLFRLLCVFFIFTISFSTGVLANDSYAVTEVYCNGELYPEHFTPSPVLDANESFSLAVEMTVKQASVVDVTIDQHILDPGAYLEIQKGPCAFNSTHSREFAPNETFTYKWILRETKNTACGPVPVGFHYSINPLNSPELTIEQSSIVVTPRITDEYVEDEIWDDDYPLSLNSYIPRSESSSGFSFVGFFSPLFAFAIVGVLLLRRKN from the coding sequence ATGTCGGATAGAATATTGCTATGGAACAGAATCACAGATCACTACCTATTCAGATTGCTCTGTGTCTTTTTCATTTTCACAATATCTTTTTCTACAGGCGTGCTTGCCAATGATTCCTATGCAGTGACTGAGGTCTATTGTAATGGTGAATTATATCCAGAACATTTCACCCCTTCTCCGGTTCTGGATGCAAATGAGTCTTTCTCATTGGCGGTTGAGATGACCGTAAAACAGGCAAGCGTTGTCGATGTCACTATCGATCAACATATTTTGGATCCTGGTGCGTATCTGGAAATACAGAAAGGCCCATGTGCATTCAATTCAACTCATTCACGTGAGTTTGCCCCAAATGAGACTTTTACTTATAAGTGGATACTCAGGGAGACAAAAAATACGGCGTGTGGGCCGGTTCCGGTTGGATTCCACTATTCAATCAATCCGCTAAATTCTCCTGAGTTAACTATTGAGCAATCTTCTATTGTTGTAACTCCCCGCATCACGGATGAATATGTTGAAGATGAGATATGGGATGATGATTATCCTCTCTCTTTAAATTCCTACATCCCACGATCAGAATCATCTTCAGGGTTTTCATTTGTTGGTTTTTTCAGTCCTCTTTTTGCTTTTGCAATAGTGGGTGTACTATTGCTTCGTCGCAAAAATTAA
- a CDS encoding methionine adenosyltransferase produces MRNIKVEQLVQTPVENQEIELVERKGLGHPDSISDGIAEAVSRALCAEYIEKCGAVLHHNTDETQIVAGRSSPAFGGGEVIKPIYTLLVGRATKEFNGVEIPAEAVALSAARDYLRKNIVNLDLDRDIILDCKLGTGSSDLRDVFGREKIPTANDTSFGVGHASFSELERIVYDTEKQLIGDLKGKLPAIGEDIKVMGLRDKDDISLTVCCGMVDKYVDDMDAYVSFKEQMKDYILDIAGKYTDRNINAYVNAADNTADGCGCIFLTVTGTSAEMGDDGSVGRGNRCNGLITPNRPMSMEATSGKNPINHVGKIYNLLSTQMAWDIVEAVPQVDEVYVRLLSQIGKPIDQPMAASIQVIPEDGANFATVQDDAEAVADEWLGNITKVTDLVINGAIDTF; encoded by the coding sequence ATGCGGAATATAAAGGTTGAGCAACTTGTCCAGACACCTGTGGAAAATCAGGAGATAGAGCTTGTTGAACGTAAGGGTCTGGGACATCCAGACAGTATATCTGATGGGATTGCAGAGGCTGTAAGCCGTGCCCTTTGTGCGGAATATATCGAAAAATGCGGTGCAGTACTTCACCATAATACGGATGAAACCCAGATTGTTGCAGGTCGCTCCTCTCCTGCTTTTGGAGGTGGGGAAGTCATCAAACCAATTTATACTCTTCTTGTAGGACGGGCTACAAAAGAATTTAATGGTGTGGAAATCCCGGCTGAGGCAGTGGCTCTCTCGGCAGCCCGTGATTACCTGAGGAAGAATATTGTAAATCTTGATCTTGACAGGGATATAATCCTTGACTGCAAACTTGGTACGGGTTCTTCTGACTTGCGGGATGTTTTTGGCCGGGAAAAAATTCCCACTGCCAATGACACATCTTTTGGTGTTGGACATGCATCATTCTCCGAACTTGAGCGTATCGTCTATGATACCGAGAAGCAGCTTATAGGTGATCTGAAAGGTAAATTACCTGCAATAGGTGAAGACATCAAGGTTATGGGATTGCGGGATAAAGATGATATTTCCCTGACTGTTTGCTGTGGAATGGTTGACAAATATGTTGATGATATGGATGCCTATGTTAGTTTCAAGGAACAGATGAAGGATTATATTCTGGATATTGCGGGCAAATACACTGACAGGAACATTAATGCATATGTCAATGCTGCCGATAACACCGCAGATGGTTGTGGCTGTATCTTCCTGACGGTAACAGGCACCTCTGCGGAAATGGGTGACGATGGTTCTGTTGGTCGGGGTAACCGGTGTAATGGTTTGATAACCCCGAACAGGCCCATGAGTATGGAGGCAACCAGTGGTAAGAACCCTATCAATCATGTAGGTAAGATATACAATTTGCTTTCTACTCAGATGGCCTGGGATATTGTGGAAGCCGTGCCACAAGTAGATGAAGTATATGTGCGACTGCTATCACAGATAGGTAAACCTATTGATCAGCCCATGGCTGCCAGCATCCAGGTAATTCCCGAAGATGGGGCAAATTTTGCTACGGTTCAGGATGATGCCGAAGCAGTAGCCGATGAGTGGCTTGGTAATATTACCAAGGTTACCGATCTTGTTATAAATGGGGCAATTGACACTTTCTGA
- a CDS encoding phosphoadenosine phosphosulfate reductase domain-containing protein, with amino-acid sequence MQKKRSTFTFASAGKKSRPKTRKTRKRSDKQVLADHIFWCNSCNVPLIGPVCDICGREGTKLPLTSPCDVRFASAYERELLDGLLRQLYDCNPFVDRVILLNKVAGDDRNDEVLVDGICIGHIYFDILQKQFRFEPTDIGASVLLNHTHSKTAYLHYTGRHLNGKKISMEGIDHFSPDIEKGDPVLLRCGNLVGIGISLEDSANYRPGKPLLRVKKIKKISANLKQSAPSMDSVIKANQSSLKRIESNAINMIKGIGNDPAYSSFPVNVSFSGGKDSLVVLDLARKALDASRLRAIFLNTGIEFPETVQFAHEFCNANDIELIEKRAENAFWDNVESFGPPGKDFRWCCKVCKLGPANSAFESCSADNPCLAVDGKRKYESFSRQETAATEANPFVPGQLNVFPIRQWRAIEVWLYIYWKKLAYNPLYDMGFERVGCYLCPSTPECEFERVRQLFPDLYERWMTYLQNWTASKGLPPEYAEYGFWRWQQHPPKMLALAKQLGISITPVETEDFSISAVSGHSVCSGGDFSVEARICGVSLLEAADVMRMLGNVVYSPEIGVVLAKGRSYTVKFFASGNLKVTAADRKIADRMYRNTCLQLLRIARCSGCGVCLNACARGSIELKNGKIKIHDSCTGCGKCNESCVVVRYANRIIPDI; translated from the coding sequence ATGCAAAAAAAACGTTCTACATTTACTTTTGCTTCCGCAGGCAAAAAGAGTCGTCCCAAGACCCGGAAGACGCGAAAACGATCTGATAAACAGGTGTTAGCAGATCATATTTTCTGGTGTAACTCCTGCAATGTACCTTTAATAGGTCCTGTCTGTGATATTTGTGGCCGTGAAGGTACAAAATTACCCTTGACCTCTCCTTGTGATGTGAGATTTGCTTCTGCCTATGAGCGGGAATTACTTGATGGCCTGCTACGGCAACTTTATGATTGTAATCCTTTTGTTGACAGAGTCATACTGTTGAACAAGGTTGCAGGGGATGACCGCAATGATGAGGTGCTGGTTGATGGCATATGTATCGGGCATATTTATTTTGATATCCTGCAAAAACAATTCAGGTTTGAACCCACTGACATTGGTGCCAGCGTCCTGCTAAACCATACACATTCAAAAACAGCATATCTTCATTATACCGGTCGCCATCTGAACGGTAAAAAAATCTCCATGGAAGGTATCGACCATTTTTCACCGGATATCGAAAAAGGTGACCCGGTATTGCTGCGATGTGGAAATCTGGTGGGTATTGGCATATCTCTTGAGGATTCAGCTAATTACAGGCCGGGCAAACCTTTGCTTCGGGTCAAAAAAATCAAAAAGATTTCTGCAAACCTGAAGCAATCAGCGCCTTCCATGGATTCTGTCATTAAGGCCAACCAATCTTCTCTCAAAAGAATAGAATCCAATGCGATAAACATGATAAAAGGGATTGGCAATGATCCTGCCTATTCTTCTTTTCCCGTCAATGTATCATTCAGTGGGGGCAAGGATAGTCTGGTTGTGCTGGATCTTGCCCGAAAGGCACTGGACGCCAGCCGTCTCAGGGCAATTTTCCTCAATACGGGGATAGAATTTCCTGAGACAGTGCAATTTGCACATGAGTTTTGTAATGCCAATGATATAGAACTTATTGAAAAAAGGGCAGAAAATGCTTTCTGGGATAATGTGGAGAGTTTCGGTCCACCCGGCAAGGATTTCCGCTGGTGCTGTAAAGTCTGTAAACTGGGTCCTGCTAATTCGGCTTTTGAGTCCTGCAGTGCGGACAATCCCTGTCTTGCAGTTGACGGTAAACGCAAATATGAGTCTTTTTCCAGGCAGGAGACTGCCGCAACCGAGGCCAATCCCTTTGTGCCGGGTCAGCTGAACGTTTTTCCAATCAGGCAGTGGAGGGCTATTGAGGTCTGGCTGTACATCTACTGGAAAAAACTTGCTTATAATCCTCTCTATGACATGGGTTTTGAAAGGGTGGGTTGCTATCTTTGTCCTTCGACCCCGGAATGTGAATTTGAGAGGGTCAGGCAATTGTTTCCCGACTTGTATGAAAGATGGATGACATACCTTCAAAATTGGACGGCTTCAAAGGGCCTGCCCCCTGAATATGCCGAATATGGTTTCTGGCGCTGGCAGCAACATCCTCCTAAAATGCTTGCCCTGGCAAAACAGCTGGGAATATCTATCACACCTGTTGAAACAGAAGATTTCAGCATAAGTGCAGTTTCCGGACATTCTGTCTGTAGTGGAGGCGATTTTTCCGTTGAGGCCCGGATATGCGGGGTGTCACTTTTAGAAGCAGCGGATGTAATGAGAATGCTGGGTAATGTCGTATATTCCCCTGAGATAGGTGTTGTCCTCGCAAAGGGCCGCTCATATACGGTTAAATTCTTTGCATCGGGTAACTTGAAAGTAACAGCTGCTGACAGGAAGATTGCAGACAGGATGTACAGGAATACATGTTTGCAGTTGCTACGTATTGCCCGTTGCAGTGGCTGCGGGGTATGTCTCAATGCATGTGCCAGAGGTTCCATTGAATTGAAAAACGGGAAAATAAAAATACATGACTCATGCACAGGCTGTGGAAAATGCAACGAATCCTGTGTGGTAGTCCGGTATGCGAATCGGATCATTCCTGACATTTGA